The genomic stretch ATGGCCATGTGAACGATGGTCATGATAAGAAACGTCGTCGTGTCCCAGTCAAAATCCTTCGGTACTTCCCTCTCACACCTCGGCTACGCAGACTGTACATGTCAGAGAGCACGTCATCAGAAATGCGTTGGCATGAGGAAGGAAGAATAGATGATGGCAAACTACGTCATCCTGCTGACTCCACGGCATGGAAGCACGTGGACAATATGTTTCCACAATTTAAAGAAGCTCGTAACGTTCGACTGGGTCTTGCTTCTGATGGCTTCAACCCATTTGGTATGCAAAATGTTACTTATAGTTGTTGGCCTGTTATCCTAATACCTTACAATTTGCCTCCTTGGTTGTATGAGAAACAATCTTATTGGATCATGTCGATGTTGATACCTGGCAAGAAAACTCCTGGAATGAATATTGATGTTTACTTGAGGCCCCTCATTGATGAGTTGAAGGCGCTGTGGAATACTGGTGTTAATTGTAGGGATGTAAAGGCAAAGGAAAACTTTACACTCCGTGCTATGCTACTTTGGACAATCAATGACTtccctgcatatgcgatgctttctgGTTGGAGCACAAAAGGAAAATTTGCATGTCCTTACTGTCACAAGGATACAGATTATTTGTGGTTGAAACATGGGAAGAAGTTCTGCTACATGGGACATCGTCGGTTTTTGCCCTTAGACCATCCATGGCGCATGAACAAGATGAGCTTCAACAATGAAGAGGAAACCAGAGAGGCTCTAGTTCCACTGTCTGGTCAAGATGTATTAGACCAATATGCAACTTTTCATCCAACGGGATTTGGAAAGGACATATCAAAAAAGAGGAAGCGTGATGAAGACGCAAGATGGCacaattggaggaagaagagtattTTTTTTGAGCTCCCCTACTGGTCTTCTTTGATCATAAGGCATAATTTGGACGTGATGCATATTGAGAAAAACATATGCGAGAGCATATTAGGGACTTTGCTTGAAATTGAAGGGAAATGTAAGGACAGCGAGAATGCCCGCCTTGACATGGAACATCTTGGGATCAGGCAAGATCAGCATCCTGTGATTGATGATGACACGTACACCTTGCCAGCAGCGTTGTACTCTctagacaaggatgacaagaggaTTTTATGCCAATTtcttcaaggagtgaagatgcctGATGGGTTCTGCTCCAATTTAAAGAGATGTGTTGACGATAAAACATGTAAGGTGTCTGGACTCAAAACTCATGACTACCATATTATTCTACAAAAACTATTGCCCTTAGTCATTAGAAGGATTTTGCCAGAAGATGTTGCCAGGCCATTGATTGAGCTCAGTAGGTTCTTCAGTGCACTTTGTTCAAATGAGTTGGTGCCAGCAGATCTTGACAAACTAGACAGTTCAATTAAAGAGACTCTTTGTCAGCTTGAGATGGTTTTCCCGCCTGCATTTTTTGACATAATGATTCATTTACCGGTCCATCTAGTTGAAGAGGCTAAACTAGGAGGGCCCGTGTGTTACAGATGGATGTATCCAGTAGAGAGGTATCTACGTACTGCTAAAGGATATGTCAGGAACAAGGCACAACCAGAAGGATCAATAGCCGAGGCATACATAGCTGAGGAGTGTCTTACATTTTGCTCTCGATTCTTCGACGTCGACACCAAGCTGAGTCGAGCTGATCGTCATGAAAATACAGTTGTGAATGAGCCTCCAAGTGGTCTAAGCATATTTAGTGAAATTGATTACAAGAGGAGAGGAAATAAGCTTAagaatttggagaaagttgaactTCAAAAGATGAGGCACTACATAATTACTAATTGTGATGAAGCCAGAAAATGGGTAGAGTAAGTCGCAATTTTTACCACTAAATTTATCTTTTATCTGCTTGTTTGTGGCATCAACTAATAATTTGGTGCACTCTGATGTAGGGAGCATAAGACACAACTAACAAGGGATAGTTCAATTAACATTAAAAAACGACACAAGGAGCATTTTGTAAGATGGTTTGAAATCGAGGTATGTAgtattaatttatatttttaaattcaaCTTTATGGTCAGACCAACGTAGTAATTAACCGGTAGATGTCTAACTTGATTTTTAAATTACAGATAGCAAAACTATATGagaaaggggaagcaagtaaaCTGATGCATGCCCTTTCTCAAGGACCTGACCCTCGAGCTCGTGTGTTGAATAGAGTGCACATCAATAATTGGCTATTTTGGACAACTGCCATAGAGAAAAGTCTCGTGACACAAAATTCTGGTGTCCTTGTGAAGGGTGACGATAGTATAGGCAACATGACCTGGTATGGAGTCATTAGAAATATAATCTCACTGGAATTcccacaagaaaaagaagttatATTATTTCAGTGTGATTGGTATGATGTGCCGGCTACCAGTACCAGCAGAAGCAGAGGGTACACTAGGGACAAATTTGGTATTATCGACATTGCTACTTCCATGTTTAGATATTCAGATGAACCTTACATTCTTGCTTCAAACGCTGAACCGGTGTTTTATGTCCCTATCGTGAACAAGCCGAGATGGTCTACTGTTGTTTTGGTGAGACCAAGAAATTTGTTTTCCATGCCAGACACAGGAAATGACGCTGATGCACTTGATGTGGGAATCCAAGAAATGAATGAATCAGGCCAAGGTCAGGAATTCTTAAACTGGTCAAGACAAGATAGGGCAGGCACAACTGGTTCTGCCGCCATTATTAATCAAGTGCGTAGCGAAGCAATTCCCGAACCTGTTGATGACTATATTGGTGATGATGATTCTGACGACGATGACACCTACATTGATGATGGGGTTATTGCACCAGTCATGGAAGAAAATATAGAAGATGATTTCTTTGCTTGAAGACAAATTTTTTTGTTGCACTGTTTGGTGGGAAGGGTCAATTGTTCTTCATATGCATATGTCGcactttattatttttttcttatgAACTGATGACATGGTTAAGTTTGAACCGTTGCATGGAACCTTAATGTTCGTTATGCTAATGAATACCTCTTGAGATAAATGTTTTAAGTATTTGAAATAAAGAGGTAAGTGGAAAGTTTTGAAATAAAAATCACGATTGCCCAAGAGTAATCACCGGTCGGCAAATGTTTGGACAAGGAAAGGTTCATTAGTGTGGTCACCATGTGACTGATGGTGCACGGTCAGGCATTTACTATCGCTAACAAAGTGACCAACCACCCCGGTACAACTTCAAGTACTAATTAACATCCACGCATACTtaacatcaagtacttaacagcaaCTACTACTTAACAGAAAGTTTCAGACACCATGCATAAGGACGGAGATGCCGAGATGGGGCCAGGGTTGGGGCGTTTTATAACTCATAaggtcttcaatcatatcaaataaattaaaacttgagttacaacgaacacacctacatagcgcagtggtgtagaaggttttatctgaaccagagctccatggttcgaatcctgtggggagcactttttaattttaatatatgcgtccccaattcttttctttccatactttttttaagttttaaattcgttgcaattatcaaagtatattgcaaccaaaaataagcgttgcacttgaacacaattttcgcttcgaccccatagatttcgttgcaataaaatttagcacttgcaacaatatcaaagtatattgcaactgccaaaaaaggttgcaattgacccccacttttgcttcgcctccaagagttctcgttgcattaagtatctagcatttgcaacgcttgtcaaattttatgcaacacaaaaaaaccgtagcaatagtcaaaaccaaatgcaactaacgtaaatgtagttgcagtactaccacacaattgcaaccaaaatcaagtctattgcaaccatttttcaccattgcaatatcgtccaccaaatgcaacagagctttgcaacatcttgaaaACCGTTGTATTAAAGGCATGTATCGCTACCATTTTTTAGAATGGTTGTAATACAACAATCTCTGGCAACCAATTTTTCTACGTTGCAATTCTTCGGCGTTGCAGTAGACCAAAAATCTTGTAGTGTTAGACAGGAAAGCCAGCTAGTAGCTCGACCCTCACCTTGGCGCAACCGAGCACTATTGGCTGCCAATTTGGCATCTTTCTCACCATCGGCCAGGTGCGCTGCCGTGCCAGTGAAATTGGGGTAAGGTCCGAATTGATTCAATTGTTTATATCCATGAGCTCGCCTTGACCTCCTCTATCTGGTGCTCACACCATTTGGCTAGGGCACTTACCGGAGACGTGGTGACGCATGGGTGTCCATCCCGGAGCATCGCCGCCCGGCGGCTCGCATGTGACTAGACCGTCGCGCGCTCCCCTGCTTCAACCGTCAGTAGGGCATGCACAACGATGAGCCATTGATGTTTATCCACCACCTCTACTCTGCAGAGCATACATAGGTTCATCGAAGTAGGCACGCCACCGCCGCAGATAGCCGCTCGCCGCTGTAGCTCGTGACAGTGCACCTCCGAGTCactaaccgccacccatccttgcacgttcagctgtagatggtggtcggctCCTTACTTCCATCGTAGCGAGCCTAGTTTGCCTAGTGTAACCGCCTTATGTCGTCGGCCGCTGCGCCGGCGCATACGGGGTTTCTAGGGACCTCCCCgtggtaaaggtgaaaacatctgagggtttggttgcaagattactgacggtaggaatagtgcgcatagtGCGACGTAATAAATTTATAGATCAAGGTCTTTTCTATAAAATAGCCAACGCACGTGAGGAATCCCGTGTTGGGCCGCTTGCTGGGCCGAATGCTTGCCCCGAcccttttttgttttctaaagcattttctaatttagtttctaaggtaaacttgtaaattcaatataaaattgtgtagttaaccgaaaattatgaaaccaattttgttaggttcctaaaatcatgatctatctgctagtatattttattcacatagttttataatatttctaggagttatctaattaatttgagatgctcaatattgtaagatataaatttgtaggaattattgtgataaattagTGATAGTGTTGGCTTCGAAACTTTCATAgtagattcctaacattattaggtgctcactgtaatttttgtagctacataataattagtttactaaggtagctaaatgagccctagttcaaaagtatatatttaatcaataaaatgccgaaacaccttgggattttaaaactagaacaatTTTCTGGGAaacaacgccttattcgacaacatggatacgtagcctagcATATTATTTATTAGAGCTATCTTGTTAGTTTGCGAGGTGTAATcgtatttctaagagtttcggttGCCGTTGATTGTTTACGTCTcggcgttgcatccacgtatatcatattaggaacaacgatggatcgtggagatgaTCAGAGTAGTGGAgaggatggtgccttgatgatcatgtcaccatgatggaatgctaacttttggttatatcttacccaggcaagccccggtgcgtaacccctattattctgcactttattttatgtttgtgcattaagttttaaggagttgaatgaaaccacttgcatatatatccttatcctatgagtcctacaagTATGtcatgatcatgtagattgctctgCTATAGGACTCgctagaagttgagtgattagctgtcactcgcgagagataggaaatatattattgttgttattatattactatcacatggaatatatatgaatgataattgtaGACCGAGTggaatggtactttagatctagacttggttaggcattcgagcaaggctcggattgcacttgttccgcctgtgtcgactgaggaccatccgttgctgtggatggtcatcaggtcacaaacttattatcctaagcacatacttgcttatgggagcggaaaggctcgttacgctcttgtcgtggtttctggctctttccgaactGACTAATTGGAGACGGGGAAAGGAGGAGGtttaagcaccatactaagaccgggtctcaagtgtgggggcttagagtccaagtttggatagagatctagaccccttgataggagtggaatgggttgatcttgtttgtgccttgggtataaatggggcatgtgtttcggggtacccagctaggatacattggttcgcaaatcgccgtttctgtgagacggtacaacttggctatggtcaAGTACCAttgtaagaactagaagatgaaagatggtaaaatggttttgattgctcaccacctgcttgaaagtagcataggagcttacatagaatggatagttaatgaactaatgatgactgctaataaaatttaatataaggacgcatgtttagtaatgcttccacagatgcaataacccaaaagACAAATatgccttgcatatccttggagtcttttattttcctcttgtcgggtaagtcttgctgagtacaatcaagtactcagggttttattcccctgttgcaggtgatcggaggatacatagagctaactcttatgtgtggaaacctcctagtgggctcagagaggatttctttcaTGCTATGACTATAGTGTTCATTTATAACcatcactaaaggtttttataagaaaagatgtaaaatctgctagcatctctcgtatataaatgtccactatgttaatactctaccatatcattaaattaatctttgtttcctCTGTAAcactgataacattgttatattccgctattataatcaattgaggtaatattatgTTACTgcaataaagtgatgtaagaaatgacttaagaatgttgtaagctttattctctcatttatgatcctgatggaaaaatgtggatttttgagttctcccttagggtgtgctcgacgaaacagcatgatttagtgcactctcttgggtaccTAGTGtgtaatggaagacaagtactcttgggagggcattagattaggcggttctgccataggtggtatcagagcataaatgaggaaataaagcttcaaaatccttttctaaattaaaattgacaacctatttttgcgTAAAATTAGGGCGTTAAACTACGaaatatataagtagccctattgttaTGGTTAAGCATTCGGTATAGGTTAAACTAGGCCTTCTCTGGTGGACTGGCTCTCGTGTAGTATATGATCTTTAAGTCCTTCACATTGGTATTGCCTTGGTTGTCGTGCCTGTATTGCTTACAtgtacgccatccataggtgtcacgcgtgtcgcattgtgcacgactgacccaTCCTTGTTCAGGAGTTATTGAAGCACTGTGACTTCGTGCTCCATGTTAGTCCATGGTTCACGCTTGTCGTGACTCACATCTCTCCATACTCTTTTCTGCGCTCTTGCCGAACGCTTGCCCTGTAGCcgtactagtcattaatggcctcggacatcgctcgcctcaAACATGTGAAAAATTCGGTTGATTCACTTGTAGTGGCCCCGCACAAGAACCGAAGGTGGACTGcgctaggaccactgaccgctctgccCTTACAAGAAGGGCCTGgccttgatgaggacatgacacccatgcatatgaccatgtttggcacatggtatggagggataggagtctagcaagggtgtccaagtcaagaaggaggtccgaggttaattcagttcgagtccccgaggtggaggcccaaagcaacttaagttcgagtctgcctcggcctccaggaccagtaggccttaaactggtcacccaggacgcatccggactctattttcgatgatccacatatggatggaaagctaattggataaggaagccaacccaattggtctcacatcaaaatcccttcggaatcaatgggaatcatcaaaacaaggtagcatccagaatctatcacggtgctgcaacaccgtcttttcgtccgttgggccgtgtatcatgtttggacccattagggggcgcgtccaggggggggtgacgcccaagactctataaatactagccgtcactctccttagggtttgggttttgtttagttcttggttTCTtaatgaaacagacatcgttttgctgcaactgtcgccgccaaggccgcttgctgtgtactagggccctagttcttgatcttgttcgcctgtggcgattagtcctttcgaataaagacttgaactccttcttgttatcataagcctcatacttatttgcaattttagattgcattcatcccgttcttgcttgtgttctcgattcgcttgcaggaaagccttctcggtgaggtcaatcacgttcgcgtggttgataaccaatgaagcagtggtgtaacggttgcgggggtccaaatcagtcttggtttgaagcctagatcatgaatgttgagtctccaccaatcgacgctatcatacctttcagaagatcgggcttagtctacatcaagtggtatcagagaccttattgcccgttaggtataactttgttttcccctttagattgttattgtttttgcattacctatagtccacaaaaaggcaaaaaaaatatacatcgtcacatattccctgtcctatagcctcattgtgccgtgcaagttcgtctctgttttacgttgttgagtttgtgccctaggtcaagttcttgttgctggttttagatcgtttttgagtctagtttgtgttttcccctttgtttttcatcataatccgtgaacatctccaagtcttgttgagtttcctttgtatccatcaaaccctagtctacgccatctaatttcctacacttgtcttcactgtttccatcaaatcattgctgccgtgaccaattttgcgcgcattgtttctgttttatcctctaattcggagtgcgttcgtaaaactggtctagttttcgcatacgaactcggatttcgaagttccatatatcaaaatcaatcagaaaaaaattttggatccatccatccccataGACGATTtggtcagagatttttattttggtcaaaaagtggtcacaagatcctgttttcgtggtcacaaggtttttgttgatttcgagcacgtcttctagaaattccacaggccacatctttcacttgtttaagctcatattttctatggttacttcttttgtgctcctaagtgaagaaaaaatatcaaaaaaataaaaagaaaaagtcaaaatttctcaaaaaaacaacgatagcccaaaaaaattgaaaaaagaggggcaaaagaggaacaatatctagaggagcacatagagagcgccatttgagctgtgtttgtgtgtgctgatttctaccttgttcctaatcatattcttgctgttcacatcacttaatacatctggtacttggaacatgagtaggccagcaactaagacaagtacttgggatatttattcagctttgctattcagttgcgaattttgctattccttgctactatattgtgcctgtccaagctccactttcttctaaccaagtacaggttcaccttgcaactgttacactcaagctacgacGGTATcgcagtcaccgaccgattgcaccgcctgttgctttggtaagaacacttgtaagaccgtggtaagacgcttgagagttgagtgtcttgtttttccttgtccacaacccaaatagttgatagggataatacttttgtgttgtcttttgctgtctt from Miscanthus floridulus cultivar M001 unplaced genomic scaffold, ASM1932011v1 os_2558_1_2, whole genome shotgun sequence encodes the following:
- the LOC136535134 gene encoding uncharacterized protein, encoding MSGDDRSWMRLPRSSTEWQNKFMQFLDRTYSGTSRGGTAACPCRKCLCMSHRTRAVLQIHVLSTGFAESFIMEGEGSADVVFHNEDAGPSDVQVHNDDPAAADVQVQNDDEGAPHDSGVDNEEGGAPSEDDEASNLIKSLIRGEIRGEIGDEDEPNEQAKVFFKLLQEAKKELYPGCEDGTKISFIVELFQVKCMYGISNKALEGVLFLISKFLPKGHCVPNTMEKVQRVVRDLGLDYIKIDACENHCVLFWKEYEKLDICPKCKASRWKTDDRGDGHVNDGHDKKRRRVPVKILRYFPLTPRLRRLYMSESTSSEMRWHEEGRIDDGKLRHPADSTAWKHVDNMFPQFKEARNVRLGLASDGFNPFGMQNVTYSCWPVILIPYNLPPWLYEKQSYWIMSMLIPGKKTPGMNIDVYLRPLIDELKALWNTGVNCRDVKAKENFTLRAMLLWTINDFPAYAMLSGWSTKGKFACPYCHKDTDYLWLKHGKKFCYMGHRRFLPLDHPWRMNKMSFNNEEETREALVPLSGQDVLDQYATFHPTGFGKDISKKRKRDEDARWHNWRKKSIFFELPYWSSLIIRHNLDVMHIEKNICESILGTLLEIEGKCKDSENARLDMEHLGIRQDQHPVIDDDTYTLPAALYSLDKDDKRILCQFLQGVKMPDGFCSNLKRCVDDKTCKVSGLKTHDYHIILQKLLPLVIRRILPEDVARPLIELSRFFSALCSNELVPADLDKLDSSIKETLCQLEMVFPPAFFDIMIHLPVHLVEEAKLGGPVCYRWMYPVERYLRTAKGYVRNKAQPEGSIAEAYIAEECLTFCSRFFDVDTKLSRADRHENTVVNEPPSGLSIFSEIDYKRRGNKLKNLEKVELQKMRHYIITNCDEARKWVEEHKTQLTRDSSINIKKRHKEHFVRWFEIEIAKLYEKGEASKLMHALSQGPDPRARVLNRVHINNWLFWTTAIEKSLVTQNSGVLVKGDDSIGNMTWYGVIRNIISLEFPQEKEVILFQCDWYDVPATSTSRSRGYTRDKFGIIDIATSMFRYSDEPYILASNAEPVFYVPIVNKPRWSTVVLVRPRNLFSMPDTGNDADALDVGIQEMNESGQGQEFLNWSRQDRAGTTGSAAIINQVRSEAIPEPVDDYIGDDDSDDDDTYIDDGVIAPVMEENIEDDFFA